In the genome of Lysobacter sp. 5GHs7-4, the window GCCAGTTTCACGCCCAACCAGGCCGGCGCGGCCGCGCTGGCCGGCGGCATCAGCGGCGCCAACCTGGGCATGGGCATCTTCGCCGTGACCACCGCGCTGCTGGCCACGGTGCTGATCCTGAGCATGCTGCGCCAGCGCCAGCGCGCGATGGTGCAGATCTGACCGCGACGCGATCGCAGCGTCCGTCCGAAGGGCCCGCCTGCGCGGGCCCTTCGCTATTGGGGCCGGCGGCGCGGACGCGCGGACGCCGCGCCCGTGCGCATTCTTCGACCGCGCTCACGCAGCCTGCGCGCCACGCCGGTATCATCGCCGCGTCCCGCGCCCCGATGCAGCCAGGCCTCCGATGAAGATAGACGGTACCCGCAGCCACGACCGCGCCACCGAGGTGGTGCTGGCCTACTACGCCGCCTTCAACCGCGGCGACTGGGAGGGCATGCTGGTCCTGCTCTCCGACGACGTCGCCCACGACCTCAACCAGGGCGCGCGCGAAACCGGCCGCGCGGCGTTCGCGCAGTTCCTGCAGCGCATGCAGGCCAGCTACCGCGAGCAGCTGCACGACATCGTGGTGCTGGTTTCGCCCGACGGCAGCCGCGCGGCCGCCGAGTACGTGGTGCACGGCCAGTACCTGGCCAGCGACGCCGGCCTGCCGGAGGCGCGCGGACAGAAGTATGTGCTGCCCGGCGGTGCCTTCTTCGAACTGCGCGACGGCCGCATCCAGCGCGTGACCAATTACTACAACCTGCAGGATTGGATCGCGCAGGTGAGTTGAGGCGGAGGGTAGCAGCACCGGCGCGACGCAAGTTCGCGCGCGGGTCCTGTCGGGCTTAGCCAGGACTCGCGAACCGTCACGCCTGGCCGCCAATCCCGACCCGTTCCCAACCCGTTGTTCCCAACCCGTCATTCCGGCGAAAGCCGGAACCCATTTTGATTTGGGCTTCGGGAACGATGACGCATCGGATCAT includes:
- a CDS encoding ketosteroid isomerase-related protein, whose product is MKIDGTRSHDRATEVVLAYYAAFNRGDWEGMLVLLSDDVAHDLNQGARETGRAAFAQFLQRMQASYREQLHDIVVLVSPDGSRAAAEYVVHGQYLASDAGLPEARGQKYVLPGGAFFELRDGRIQRVTNYYNLQDWIAQVS